In Populus alba chromosome 1, ASM523922v2, whole genome shotgun sequence, a single window of DNA contains:
- the LOC118042869 gene encoding UPF0481 protein At3g47200-like, with protein MARSERDGGPRSADICDPSHGVDDEVTVDIDSLISCVESMMSQNLIMPDNVCIFRVPHILRRHSEKAYTPNAFSIGPWHRHHPLMKSTEKVKLKYLKGLLSRRSASITLKGLIKSTRGIEKEARSCYAGPIDVGVEDFVRMLVIDGCFLIELFRKDQYNHLREDDDPIFNMSCMLQYLYHDLILVENQIPWLVLEHLFNVTAEPGNTTTLAQLALQFFQIIFSSNPPPILPSYQEKKHLLDLLRNWLVLSSGKEEDGEMGWEPIPSVTNLVGAGIKLKVGKSRSILDIKFKNGFLEIPPLLLQETTEVIIRNLISYEQCSPKCTDRITSYAVLLDNLINTTKDMDTFTSSGIIGNWLNPDEATQFFNKLYQDAYLKKYYYLKLCQEVNRYYRRRFPRWRALLVSNYFGTPWAIIFLFAAATLLILTIVQTIFTIVK; from the coding sequence ATGGCAAGATCCGAAAGGGATGGTGGTCCAAGGAGTGCTGATATATGCGATCCTTCTCATGGAGTAGATGATGAGGTCACAGTTGATATTGATTCATTGATCTCTTGCGTTGAAAGCATGATGTCCCAGAATTTGATAATGCCTGATAACGTATGCATCTTTAGAGTGCCCCACATTCTCCGAAGGCATAGCGAAAAAGCTTATACCCCCAACGCATTTTCAATTGGCCCCTGGCACCGTCACCATCCACTGATGAAATCTACAGAGAAAGTTAAACTGAAGTATCTCAAAGGCCTTCTCTCCCGAAGATCTGCGAGCATAACACTGAAGGGGTTGATCAAATCCACCAGGGGGATCGAGAAAGAGGCACGTTCGTGTTATGCCGGACCAATTGATGTCGGTGTAGAGGATTTTGTCAGAATGTTGGTAATAGATGGTTGCTTTCTTATTGAGCTATTTAGAAAGGATCAATATAATCATCTTAGAGAAGATGATGATCCTATCTTCAATATGTCTTGTATGTTGCAGTACCTATATCATGACTTGATATTGGTAGAAAACCAAATACCTTGGTTGGTCCTTGAACACTTGTTCAACGTGACCGCGGAACCAGGAAACACGACAACCCTCGCACAACTTGCCCTTCAATTCTTTCAGATCATTTTTTCATCCAATCCACCCCCCATACTTCCCTcttaccaagaaaaaaaacatttgcttgACCTCTTAAGAAATTGGTTAGTTTTGTCATCTGGAAAAGAGGAAGATGGTGAAATGGGATGGGAACCTATTCCTTCCGTCACAAATCTTGTAGGCGCcggaattaaattgaaggtggGTAAGTCAAGAAGCATCTtggatataaaattcaaaaatggtTTCCTGGAAATCCCTCCATTGCTACTTCAGGAGACAACTGAAGTCATCATTCGAAACCTCATCAGCTACGAGCAGTGTTCTCCTAAATGCACTGACAGAATCACTTCATATGCCGTCCTCCTAGACAACCTCATTAACACTACCAAAGACATGGATACATTCACCAGTAGTGGAATCATTGGTAATTGGTTGAATCCAGATGAGGCAACGCAATTCTTCAACAAGCTTTATCAGGATgcttacttgaaaaaatactattatcTAAAATTGTGCCAGGAGGTGAACAGGTATTACCGGCGCAGGTTTCCAAGATGGCGTGCTCTGTTGGTGAGCAATTACTTTGGCACCCCATgggcaattatttttttatttgcggCTGCTACTCTTTTGATTCTCACTATTGTTCAGACAATATTTACTATcgttaaataa